CGACGCTCGGATCATCGAGCGCCGCGCAGATCGTATCGCCGAACGCCTCCTGGAGCTTGCGAACGAGCCGGGGGTGGGAGCGAAGTTGCACTATGGCCTCCCGCCCTACGCGGCCGAGCGGCGGGTGACACCAAGCTCCGAGCGATAGCCCGGCGGTCGCACCATCGCAAAACTGACTTCATCCGCAGGGAGTGTACCGGCGACGCTGAGAGTCTCGCCGATCATTTGCGGCTCGCCTAGCCTGCGCATCGGCCAGCGGGCGCGAACGAGCAGTCGTTCGAACCGGACATCGGTTGCCGTAACTATGTCGCGGTAACCCTCTCCTATCGACCACTCGATGATCGCAGCGAACAGGGTCAGGGTCGCCCGATGAAGGCCTCGTGCGGTCATCGCCTCGAGCGCCCCGGTGTCGACGCAAAAGCGCGAGCTCTCGATCATCCGGGGATGGGCATCGAGCCGGCCGTCGGCCAGAAGCTGGGGGAAGGCATCGACCAGCATCGTTGGGCCAGTCGCCGGAAGGAGCCGTGCGCAGCCGAGAACAGCGCCCCCGTCTCCGAGCACCAGAATGTAGACCGGATTGAGATCATCGAAGTGGTCGCTTTCCGATCCTTCCACGATCTCGACGTCCCAGCCCAGACGCCCGCCAAACACACGAGCGCGTAAACGGTGCATTTCCT
This region of Afipia carboxidovorans OM5 genomic DNA includes:
- the traI gene encoding acyl-homoserine-lactone synthase TraI; its protein translation is MRAIAITADKTAASQQLLKEMHRLRARVFGGRLGWDVEIVEGSESDHFDDLNPVYILVLGDGGAVLGCARLLPATGPTMLVDAFPQLLADGRLDAHPRMIESSRFCVDTGALEAMTARGLHRATLTLFAAIIEWSIGEGYRDIVTATDVRFERLLVRARWPMRRLGEPQMIGETLSVAGTLPADEVSFAMVRPPGYRSELGVTRRSAA